The Chiloscyllium punctatum isolate Juve2018m chromosome 45, sChiPun1.3, whole genome shotgun sequence genome has a segment encoding these proteins:
- the srsf3b gene encoding serine/arginine-rich splicing factor 3b — translation MNHGSCPLDCKVYVGNLGNNGNKTELERSFGYYGPLRSVWVARNPPGFAFVEFEDPRDASDAVRELDGRNLCGCRVRVELSNGERRIRNRGPPPAWARRSREDYRRRSPPVRRRSPPRRRSFSRSRSRSLSRDRRRERSLSRERNHKQSRSFSRSHSRSRSNDRK, via the exons ATGAATCATGGTTCATGTCCTCTAGACTGCAAGGTGTACGTTGGAAACCTTGGAAATAATGGAAATAAAACTGAGCTTGAGAGATCATTTGGATATTATGGCCCGCTCCGCAGTGTGTGGGTTGCCCGCAATCCACCTGGGTTTGCATTTGTTGAGTTTGAAGATCCACGCGATGCTTCAGATGCGGTCAGAGAACTCGATGGAAG GAATCTCTGTGGCTGCCGTGTCCGTGTAGAACTGTCCAATGGTGAGAGACGCATCCGTAATCGTGGCCCACCGCCAGCGTGGGCCAGGCGTTCTCGTGAGGATTATCGCCGAAGAAGCCCCCCAGTCCGGCGCAG ATCACCACCTCGTCGGAGGAGCTTCAGCAGAAGTAGGAGCAG GTCCCTCTCAAGGGATCGTAGGAGAGAGAGGTCCCTGTCCAGGGAGAGGAACCACAAACAATCTCGTTCGTTCTCCAGGTCTCACAG ccGCTCCAGGTCAAACGATAGGAAGTAA